A region of Streptomyces sp. WMMC500 DNA encodes the following proteins:
- the sbnA gene encoding 2,3-diaminopropionate biosynthesis protein SbnA, with product MPVVTTPHAFNEEQLYVDLHPVLGLPLHLKVEGVNFAGSIKLKAATEMVAAAERDGLLTPSSVLVESSSGNLGVALSMVAASKGYGFVCVTDTRCTAAARRLMRAFGADVHVVTAGGQAGGGLLGARIAYVRALCAADGRHVWLNQYANPANWQAHYRRTAPAIVRQFPRLDVLFVGAGTTGTLMGCARFLREWHRPVRIVAIDSTGSVSFGGTPAPRLIPGLGAGVRPPLLDDTYVDDVLHVDEADAVRTCHRLAARGFLFGGSTGTVVTGATTWLTRHGTPGLTAVAIAPDLGERYLDTVYEPAWVRTHFGENTLTPGGAEDTAASSRIPHGQGLH from the coding sequence GTGCCGGTCGTCACCACACCCCACGCCTTCAACGAGGAACAGCTCTACGTCGACCTGCACCCGGTCCTCGGCCTGCCCCTCCACCTGAAGGTCGAGGGCGTCAACTTCGCCGGGTCCATCAAGCTCAAGGCCGCCACCGAAATGGTCGCCGCGGCCGAGCGGGACGGCCTGCTCACACCCTCCTCCGTCCTGGTCGAGTCCTCCTCCGGGAACCTGGGAGTCGCACTGAGCATGGTCGCGGCAAGCAAGGGCTACGGATTCGTCTGCGTGACCGACACACGCTGCACCGCCGCAGCCCGCCGCCTCATGCGCGCCTTCGGCGCCGACGTACACGTCGTCACCGCGGGCGGCCAGGCAGGCGGCGGCCTGCTCGGCGCCCGCATCGCCTACGTACGCGCACTGTGCGCGGCCGACGGCCGCCACGTCTGGCTCAACCAGTACGCCAACCCGGCCAACTGGCAGGCGCACTACCGCAGAACCGCCCCCGCGATCGTCCGCCAGTTCCCCCGACTCGACGTCCTGTTCGTCGGCGCCGGAACCACCGGCACCCTGATGGGCTGCGCCCGCTTCCTGCGAGAATGGCACCGCCCGGTACGGATCGTCGCGATCGACAGCACCGGCTCGGTCTCCTTCGGCGGCACCCCCGCACCCCGACTCATCCCGGGCCTGGGCGCCGGCGTCCGCCCACCACTCCTCGACGACACCTACGTGGACGACGTCCTCCACGTCGACGAGGCAGACGCGGTCCGCACCTGCCACCGACTGGCCGCACGCGGCTTCCTCTTCGGCGGCTCCACCGGCACCGTCGTGACCGGGGCAACGACCTGGCTGACCCGACACGGCACACCAGGACTCACCGCGGTCGCGATCGCCCCGGACCTCGGCGAACGCTACCTCGACACCGTCTACGAACCGGCCTGGGTACGCACACACTTCGGCGAGAACACACTCACCCCCGGCGGCGCGGAGGACACCGCCGCGAGCAGCCGGATACCGCACGGCCAGGGCCTGCACTGA
- the sbnB gene encoding 2,3-diaminopropionate biosynthesis protein SbnB: protein MTTTQPPQPAGPAAAAPEFAVITGAQVERALHGREKQLVELAEDAYLLHAAGDSVNPPSHFLRFPDRPADRIIALPASLGGRFRVDGLKWISSVPGNVTAGLPRASAVLILNDRATGYPFACLESSIISATRTAALAASAATRLGRGRPRPTRVGYVGTGLIARYVHRFLTATGGPFDTIGLYDLSPQSTAGFHRHLHTAGDTARVTVHDSTEKLVRASDLVVFATVAARPHVTDPAWFAHHPLVLHLSLRDLAPEVLLTAANIVDDIAHCLTADTSPHLAEQLTGSRDFLDGTLADVLHDRLRPPPDRPLVFSPFGLGVLDLAVGKFVYDQAAAAGQTHVIDGFFHDLRRHG, encoded by the coding sequence ATGACCACCACCCAGCCGCCACAGCCGGCCGGCCCGGCCGCCGCCGCGCCCGAGTTCGCCGTGATCACCGGCGCCCAGGTCGAACGCGCCCTGCACGGCCGCGAGAAGCAACTCGTCGAACTCGCCGAGGACGCCTACCTGCTGCACGCCGCCGGCGACTCGGTCAACCCGCCGTCACACTTCCTGCGCTTCCCCGACCGCCCCGCCGACCGCATCATCGCGCTGCCCGCCTCCCTGGGCGGCCGCTTCCGGGTCGACGGACTGAAATGGATCTCCAGCGTCCCGGGCAACGTGACCGCCGGCCTTCCCCGCGCCTCCGCCGTCCTCATCCTCAACGACCGGGCCACCGGCTACCCGTTCGCCTGCCTGGAGAGCTCGATCATCAGCGCCACCCGCACCGCCGCACTGGCGGCCTCGGCGGCCACCCGGCTCGGCCGCGGCCGGCCACGCCCCACCCGCGTCGGGTACGTCGGCACCGGCCTCATCGCCCGCTACGTCCACCGCTTCCTGACCGCAACCGGCGGCCCGTTCGACACCATCGGCCTGTACGACCTGTCCCCCCAGAGCACCGCCGGCTTCCACCGCCACCTCCACACGGCCGGCGACACGGCCCGTGTCACCGTGCACGACAGCACCGAGAAACTCGTCCGCGCCAGCGACCTGGTGGTGTTCGCGACCGTGGCCGCCCGCCCCCACGTCACCGACCCGGCATGGTTCGCACACCACCCGCTCGTCCTGCACCTCTCCCTGCGCGACCTGGCCCCCGAGGTGCTGCTGACCGCCGCCAACATCGTCGACGACATCGCGCACTGCCTGACCGCCGACACCTCCCCCCACCTCGCCGAACAGCTCACCGGCAGCCGGGACTTCCTCGACGGCACACTCGCCGACGTACTGCACGATCGCCTGCGCCCGCCGCCGGACCGGCCACTGGTCTTCTCACCCTTCGGACTCGGCGTCCTCGACCTCGCGGTGGGCAAATTCGTCTACGACCAGGCGGCCGCGGCCGGGCAGACGCACGTCATCGACGGCTTCTTCCACGACCTGCGCCGGCACGGGTGA